One part of the Candidatus Borreliella tachyglossi genome encodes these proteins:
- a CDS encoding OmpA family protein: MKSKIVILLILVRTLIFSSEVFEFKYTKGSKFRIETTDNQKIYLNGVFNSNIKTNIQVSSEVKDVKANFADIKSYYRILKRDDESDVYLLKEEFEGNFSISKQGEYRINRTQKRPSVRGVPRFPTKPIAINETWTYPAEEYIQASTVSSEIKDFIVRFDVKYIYKGKEKVGDKDYDIIHSNYESKYKVKNISFYQKVKQIIYFDSNAGNTYKYKDKYEFEMKSNESNIKMIGDSFGEIVSIELPNDNSVETELKEYISKKHIDSIDIAKNEKGVNLSLDIEFHPDSFQIMKKEYSKLNHIADLLEKFKDNNILIEGHTAKFGTEQEMQELSEKRAHSIGNYLLKMKVKNKDQIFFKGWGAKKPKYAISSPLASKNRRVEITILNN, encoded by the coding sequence ATGAAGAGTAAGATTGTTATCTTATTAATTTTAGTAAGAACTCTAATATTTTCATCTGAAGTATTCGAATTTAAATATACTAAAGGATCTAAGTTTAGAATAGAAACCACAGATAATCAAAAAATTTACCTAAATGGGGTATTTAATTCAAATATTAAAACTAATATTCAAGTTTCAAGCGAAGTTAAAGATGTAAAAGCAAACTTTGCAGATATCAAATCTTACTATCGGATATTAAAAAGAGATGATGAAAGTGATGTCTATTTACTTAAAGAAGAATTTGAGGGAAACTTCAGTATAAGCAAACAAGGTGAATATAGAATTAATAGAACTCAGAAAAGACCCTCCGTTAGAGGTGTTCCAAGATTCCCAACAAAACCCATAGCAATCAATGAAACTTGGACATATCCAGCAGAAGAATATATTCAAGCATCCACAGTCTCAAGCGAAATAAAAGACTTTATTGTAAGGTTTGATGTAAAGTATATATATAAGGGTAAAGAAAAAGTAGGTGACAAAGATTATGATATAATCCACTCAAATTATGAATCTAAATATAAAGTCAAAAACATATCTTTTTATCAAAAGGTTAAACAAATAATCTACTTTGATTCAAATGCAGGGAATACATACAAATACAAAGATAAGTATGAATTTGAAATGAAAAGCAATGAAAGTAACATTAAAATGATCGGTGATTCATTTGGAGAAATAGTCTCTATTGAATTGCCAAATGATAACTCAGTAGAGACTGAACTAAAAGAATATATTAGCAAAAAGCATATAGACTCTATTGATATAGCAAAGAATGAAAAAGGTGTTAATTTAAGTTTAGACATTGAATTCCACCCCGATTCGTTTCAAATAATGAAAAAAGAGTACAGTAAACTAAACCACATAGCTGATTTATTAGAAAAGTTTAAAGATAACAATATTCTAATAGAAGGGCACACGGCAAAATTTGGAACAGAACAAGAAATGCAAGAACTGTCTGAGAAAAGAGCTCATTCAATTGGAAACTATTTATTGAAAATGAAAGTAAAAAACAAAGATCAGATATTTTTCAAAGGATGGGGTGCTAAAAAGCCTAAGTATGCCATCTCATCTCCTTTAGCATCAAAAAATCGCAGAGTAGAAATCACAATTCTAAACAATTAA
- the infA gene encoding translation initiation factor IF-1, whose translation MNIKEEAIETEGIVKESLPNTMFRVELKNGHLVLAHLSGKMRKHFIKIVPGDKVKVELSPYDLTKGRIVYREK comes from the coding sequence TTGAATATTAAAGAAGAAGCAATTGAAACTGAAGGTATTGTCAAAGAATCTCTCCCTAATACAATGTTTAGGGTAGAGCTTAAAAATGGACATTTGGTTTTAGCCCATCTATCTGGAAAGATGAGAAAACACTTCATAAAAATAGTTCCTGGCGATAAAGTAAAGGTCGAACTATCACCTTATGATCTTACAAAAGGCAGAATAGTATACAGAGAAAAATAG
- a CDS encoding TraR/DksA family transcriptional regulator, translating into MQKNNFGHDFVDKMKNLLLEAKKEILNSIKSVEASKREIISNDMHLKDVVDIAFDNMDGNNLEALSFVEQKKLHLINQALYRISKSTYGKCLACDKDIAKERLEAIPYAFLCISCQTRKEKKSRR; encoded by the coding sequence GTGCAAAAAAATAACTTTGGGCATGATTTTGTTGATAAGATGAAAAATTTACTTTTAGAAGCAAAAAAAGAGATATTGAATTCTATAAAATCTGTTGAGGCTAGCAAGAGAGAGATCATTAGTAACGATATGCACTTAAAAGATGTAGTTGACATTGCATTTGATAATATGGATGGAAATAATCTCGAGGCTTTAAGTTTTGTAGAGCAAAAAAAGCTTCACTTAATAAATCAGGCACTTTATCGCATTTCGAAAAGTACTTATGGCAAGTGTTTGGCTTGTGATAAAGACATTGCGAAAGAAAGGCTTGAAGCTATACCTTATGCATTTTTGTGCATAAGTTGTCAAACTAGAAAAGAGAAAAAGAGTAGAAGATAG
- a CDS encoding putative glycoside hydrolase, protein MCMKFDIYRIFFCSIYFLFSYFFMCIYLHSLDRAGYFKNGDLFFVHKGALYRKHNNSIFKVEPEGLETRWVYPFAEPIPRRITSVYEDFYSPNSLLTTSDAVYVSNNYFKNFIKLLSNDNFNKKAYITSSALSQGEHKYIAIGTSNSGIYLSINDKLDFKSLNSLISNTYLGAGYYDIISAIEFSRSNDRELYCSHGIYGDITLINAALGVVKKLDFPFKKQIVRIIDLSSSGMEELLVRTYDNHFYSYIDGKWIFDSQFSVYEGDSFEKSRRMDLASNKGSIYLTAYTLRSRVAIDERFEFIKRLGMNAVIIDFKDDSGILTYASKLAFPNKIKAVKNVIDIPYILNKARELGIYVIARVVVFKDSKLYYYNNFEYALWNKQTNQPWANMLRVGDDDSFKYVRREHWVDLFLQDTWDYNLSIAREIQSLGVDEIQFDYIRFPTDGPVSFITSRFSKYRMRSIDALESFLIMARENISIPISIDIYGNNGWFITNSIGQNIDMISDYVDVISPMFYPSHYTDDFLKNDLYYTTRAYKIYKEGSNRAFVFSSNKAVIRPYVQAFLLGKERGVSMEVYSGYLSHQLRGIKESLGSGFSLWNASNSYYMVKHDLSEFLDYN, encoded by the coding sequence ATTTGTATGAAGTTTGATATATATAGGATATTTTTTTGTTCAATTTATTTTCTATTTTCTTATTTTTTTATGTGTATTTATTTGCATTCATTAGACAGGGCTGGGTATTTTAAGAATGGGGATTTATTTTTTGTACATAAAGGTGCTTTGTATAGGAAACATAATAATTCAATATTTAAGGTTGAACCCGAGGGATTAGAGACTAGGTGGGTATATCCGTTTGCGGAACCTATACCTAGGAGGATAACGTCAGTTTATGAGGATTTTTATTCACCGAATTCACTCTTAACAACTAGCGATGCTGTTTATGTTTCGAATAATTATTTTAAAAATTTCATAAAATTACTTAGCAATGATAACTTTAATAAAAAAGCCTATATAACCTCAAGTGCATTATCTCAAGGAGAGCACAAGTATATTGCTATTGGAACTTCTAATAGTGGAATCTATTTAAGTATAAATGATAAGCTGGATTTTAAAAGCTTAAATTCTTTAATCTCTAACACATATTTGGGTGCTGGTTATTATGATATTATTAGTGCAATAGAGTTTTCCAGAAGCAATGATCGTGAGTTGTATTGTTCTCATGGAATTTATGGAGATATTACTTTAATTAATGCTGCTTTAGGAGTTGTTAAAAAACTAGACTTTCCTTTTAAAAAGCAGATAGTCCGCATTATTGACCTATCTAGTTCGGGAATGGAAGAACTTTTGGTTAGAACTTATGATAACCATTTTTATTCCTATATTGATGGCAAGTGGATTTTTGATAGTCAATTTTCTGTTTATGAAGGGGATTCTTTTGAGAAATCAAGAAGAATGGATCTTGCCTCTAATAAAGGTTCTATTTATTTAACAGCTTACACTCTTAGAAGCAGGGTAGCTATTGATGAGAGATTTGAGTTTATAAAGAGATTAGGTATGAATGCTGTTATTATTGATTTTAAAGATGACAGTGGTATTCTAACTTATGCAAGCAAACTCGCTTTTCCTAATAAGATAAAGGCTGTAAAGAATGTTATAGATATTCCTTATATTTTAAATAAGGCAAGAGAGCTTGGAATATATGTTATTGCCCGAGTTGTTGTATTTAAAGATTCAAAGCTATATTATTATAATAATTTTGAGTATGCTCTTTGGAATAAGCAGACTAATCAACCTTGGGCAAACATGTTAAGGGTTGGTGATGATGATTCCTTTAAGTATGTGCGAAGGGAGCATTGGGTGGATCTTTTCTTGCAAGACACATGGGATTACAATTTATCTATTGCGAGGGAAATTCAGTCTCTTGGAGTTGATGAGATTCAGTTTGATTACATTAGATTTCCAACAGATGGACCCGTATCCTTTATAACTTCGAGATTTAGTAAATATAGAATGCGATCAATTGATGCTCTTGAATCTTTTTTGATTATGGCTAGGGAAAATATTTCCATTCCTATTTCTATTGATATTTACGGAAATAATGGGTGGTTTATTACAAATAGTATTGGTCAAAATATAGATATGATTTCAGACTATGTTGATGTTATCTCTCCCATGTTTTATCCTTCTCATTATACTGATGATTTTTTAAAGAATGATTTGTATTATACGACTAGGGCTTATAAAATTTATAAGGAGGGGAGCAATAGAGCTTTTGTGTTCTCTTCCAATAAGGCTGTAATTAGACCATATGTCCAAGCCTTTTTGCTTGGTAAGGAACGGGGTGTGAGTATGGAGGTTTATTCGGGATATTTGTCTCATCAATTAAGAGGGATAAAAGAGTCATTAGGAAGTGGTTTTAGTCTTTGGAATGCATCCAATAGTTATTATATGGTTAAGCACGATTTAAGCGAATTTTTAGATTATAATTAA
- the malQ gene encoding 4-alpha-glucanotransferase → MRRKSGILLNISSLPSKYGIGDLGKEAYKFVDFLAASSQTYWQILPYSPTDFAGSPYSSCSAFAGNINYIDLDALHRFIDIDLSTLENLSDRHVDYSRLKVKEVTLREAALNFLHRATDDEMKKFEKFRKAAAYWLLDFSSFIVFKEHFSKLKTSSEPFNVLFNREILKRDINALTALREILEVDIKIQQVLQYFFFSQFESLKRYANRAGIRIVGDIPIFVSYDSADVWAHQKYFKLRFDASKDKVTGVPPDCFSKEGQLWGNSAYNWKVLSKDRYKWWVNRINFLKGYVDIIRIDHFKGFVSTWEVDAGETTAIRGKWVRCPGKEFLKHLLSEINNLKIWVEDLGGDLGDTFKLRDFFDFPGMKVMQFAFDFNSDNPYLPHNYVKNCIVYTGTHDNNTTRGFINSIDDDHKKYIFDYFNTDEDSVIWDMIRGAMASVADSVIIPMQDYLDLGSEFRMNTPNTIFHNWTFRLLGSDLSADLSKQISHITKLYGRN, encoded by the coding sequence ATGAGGAGAAAAAGTGGAATTTTATTAAATATTAGTTCTTTGCCATCTAAATATGGTATTGGAGATTTAGGAAAGGAGGCGTATAAATTTGTAGATTTTCTAGCTGCTTCATCGCAAACTTATTGGCAGATATTGCCTTATTCTCCTACTGATTTTGCAGGATCTCCTTATTCAAGTTGTTCTGCATTTGCCGGTAATATTAATTATATTGATTTAGATGCTCTTCATAGATTCATTGACATAGATTTAAGCACGCTTGAAAACTTATCAGATAGGCATGTTGATTATAGTAGGTTAAAAGTCAAGGAGGTTACTTTAAGAGAAGCTGCTTTGAATTTTTTGCATAGAGCAACTGATGATGAGATGAAGAAATTTGAGAAGTTTAGAAAAGCTGCTGCATATTGGCTTCTGGATTTTTCAAGCTTTATTGTTTTTAAAGAACATTTTTCTAAACTTAAAACTTCATCAGAACCATTTAACGTTTTATTTAACAGAGAAATTCTTAAAAGAGATATTAATGCTTTGACTGCGCTTAGGGAGATACTTGAGGTTGATATAAAGATTCAACAGGTTTTGCAGTACTTCTTTTTTTCACAGTTTGAGTCTTTGAAGCGTTATGCTAATAGAGCTGGAATTAGGATAGTAGGTGATATTCCTATTTTTGTGTCTTATGATTCTGCCGATGTTTGGGCTCATCAGAAGTATTTTAAATTAAGGTTTGATGCAAGTAAAGATAAGGTAACGGGTGTGCCTCCTGATTGTTTTTCAAAAGAAGGGCAGCTTTGGGGGAATTCAGCCTACAATTGGAAAGTTTTAAGTAAAGATCGCTATAAATGGTGGGTTAATCGTATTAATTTTTTGAAAGGATATGTAGATATTATTAGGATTGACCATTTTAAAGGATTTGTATCGACTTGGGAGGTTGATGCAGGAGAGACTACGGCTATTAGGGGAAAATGGGTAAGGTGTCCTGGGAAAGAATTTTTGAAGCATCTTTTAAGTGAAATCAATAATTTGAAAATTTGGGTGGAAGACCTTGGAGGAGATCTTGGAGATACATTTAAGTTGAGAGATTTTTTTGATTTTCCAGGAATGAAAGTTATGCAGTTTGCATTTGATTTTAATTCGGATAATCCGTATCTTCCTCATAATTATGTAAAAAATTGCATTGTTTATACGGGGACTCATGATAATAATACTACCCGAGGATTTATTAATTCTATTGATGATGATCATAAGAAGTATATTTTTGATTATTTCAATACAGATGAAGATTCTGTTATTTGGGATATGATAAGGGGCGCAATGGCTAGTGTTGCGGACAGTGTAATAATCCCAATGCAGGATTATCTTGATTTGGGATCTGAGTTTAGGATGAATACGCCTAATACAATTTTTCACAATTGGACTTTTAGATTACTTGGTAGTGATTTGAGTGCTGATTTAAGCAAGCAGATCAGTCATATTACAAAACTTTATGGAAGAAATTAA
- a CDS encoding calcium/sodium antiporter: MEYIHFLYVGFGIFLLYLGGEYLLKSSVSIATYFRVPNLLIGVTIVSFSTSAPELFTSLISSFKGKNEIIVSNVIGSNIINMLLALPLTGMFLKIETDFKRLKFSFIILFLLMFLLLLLSFDFNSVAFFKMPYYRMSSLIIFIVFLSYLFLFYREEKKYNTVAKDLEGVSYAYGWRFLSLNAFTLMLSMYFLYLGSKLLVDSSVYIAHNIFNVSEKVIGIVLVAFGTSIPEIVVSAFSVIKKEAEIAIGNIIGSNIFNIGFILASSSFVRPVLMSDIYFVDFSIMVAVSLILLLIVKFRGVFSRGPSIFFLFLYMLYNSFLFTIV, from the coding sequence TTGGAATATATTCATTTTTTGTACGTAGGATTTGGCATATTTTTATTATATCTTGGTGGGGAATACCTTTTAAAAAGTTCTGTAAGTATTGCTACTTATTTTAGGGTTCCTAATCTTTTAATTGGCGTTACTATAGTATCATTCTCTACAAGTGCTCCAGAGCTTTTTACAAGTTTAATATCATCTTTTAAGGGTAAAAATGAAATTATTGTTTCTAATGTCATTGGAAGTAATATTATTAATATGCTGCTAGCCCTTCCTTTAACAGGTATGTTTTTGAAGATTGAAACTGATTTTAAGAGACTTAAGTTTTCGTTTATAATTTTATTTTTGTTGATGTTCCTTTTATTGTTGCTTTCTTTTGATTTCAACTCTGTAGCTTTTTTTAAGATGCCTTATTATAGAATGAGTTCATTAATAATTTTCATTGTCTTTTTATCTTACCTATTTTTATTCTACAGAGAAGAAAAGAAATATAATACTGTTGCGAAAGACTTAGAGGGTGTAAGTTATGCTTATGGTTGGAGATTTTTATCTTTAAATGCTTTTACGTTAATGCTGAGTATGTATTTCCTATATCTAGGTTCGAAATTATTAGTAGATAGTTCGGTCTACATTGCACACAATATTTTTAATGTCAGTGAGAAAGTCATTGGAATTGTGCTGGTTGCTTTTGGGACTAGCATACCGGAAATTGTTGTGTCTGCATTTTCCGTGATTAAAAAAGAAGCAGAAATTGCTATTGGAAATATTATTGGTAGCAATATATTTAATATTGGATTTATTTTAGCTAGCAGTAGCTTTGTAAGACCAGTTCTCATGAGTGATATTTATTTTGTTGACTTTAGTATAATGGTTGCTGTGTCTTTAATATTGTTGCTAATAGTTAAATTTAGAGGAGTTTTTAGCAGGGGTCCTTCTATCTTTTTTTTATTTTTGTATATGTTATATAATTCATTTTTATTTACCATTGTTTAA